A stretch of Bdellovibrionota bacterium DNA encodes these proteins:
- a CDS encoding PilZ domain-containing protein, which yields MPGREAQTRGRSVLVLNGTQHFEIFHEFLIHTLRLMKLNVTTAASWKDARRNFFSSPASYNALLIDPRVDDFREEELATYLRGRATAPSLIGIQLHSKDEDFTLGDEVRIHGLISKTQSPEEMAFVFHRVLFTSGANQRKFPRALASVVVDLGESGQWNLHRRATFNISTGGIFLRSRKNGLGEGSLRLSIDLPDGGKPISCMGRTAYHQFGRRCINRLLPEGLGVQITEIDEGNHRRLAVFTKEHLLPVDRTLDSEKSSGGTPATSGKGRAVSLSGH from the coding sequence ATGCCAGGGAGAGAAGCACAGACACGCGGCCGTTCCGTTCTCGTCCTTAATGGCACGCAGCATTTCGAAATCTTCCACGAATTTCTGATTCATACCTTGCGGCTGATGAAGCTGAATGTCACCACGGCGGCGTCCTGGAAAGATGCTCGCCGCAATTTCTTTTCATCCCCGGCCTCGTACAACGCCTTGTTGATCGATCCGCGGGTAGATGATTTTCGCGAGGAGGAATTAGCCACCTACCTTCGGGGGCGAGCGACCGCTCCTTCGCTGATCGGCATTCAACTTCACTCAAAGGACGAAGACTTCACGCTTGGAGACGAGGTGCGGATTCACGGGCTGATTTCCAAAACGCAGTCGCCGGAAGAAATGGCGTTCGTGTTTCATCGAGTTCTATTCACCAGCGGCGCGAATCAAAGAAAGTTTCCCCGGGCCCTGGCCTCCGTGGTCGTCGATCTCGGCGAATCGGGGCAGTGGAACCTTCATCGACGAGCCACCTTTAACATCAGCACAGGAGGGATTTTCCTGCGGTCGCGCAAGAACGGCCTGGGGGAAGGTTCTCTCCGCTTATCGATCGATTTGCCGGACGGTGGAAAGCCGATCTCCTGTATGGGACGAACCGCCTACCACCAGTTTGGCCGCCGGTGCATCAACCGACTTCTCCCCGAAGGCTTGGGCGTTCAGATCACGGAGATCGACGAAGGAAATCACAGACGACTCGCCGTTTTTACGAAAGAACATCTCCTTCCGGTGGATCGAACTCTCGACTCTGAGAAATCGAGTGGGGGAACTCCGGCGACTAGCGGCAAAGGGC